CGCTCGCGGGCGGCGTGAAGCTAAACTGCCGCGCGTCGATCGCGGTGTTGTACTGCATCGCGCTGATCTCGCGCGTCGCGATCGGCTGGTCGCTGCCCTGACCGTACAGCTCGGCCTTGAGCACAAAGAACGTCTGCTGATCGATCCACAGCACCTGCCGTCCGTTCAGCTCCGGCGCTGAGCTGCTGCTGCCGCACGTCGACGGGCCAAGATCGATCACGTAGCTGCGCCGCCCGGCGATAGCCGCGTCTGTTTGCAGCGTTGGCCTGCGGCAGGTGCTCGCCTCTTGCAGCACGGCCTCCAGACCGGTGACACCAAAGGCGAGCATGCCGTGCTGCCCGCTCTGCTCGGCGTCGACGCGATCGATCGTGACGATCTGCTGCTGGGTATCGTAGTCCCAGCGCGTGGTGCCGTCGCTCACCTGGATCGCCGTGTGCGTCTCCTCGCCGGTGCCGGGCATCAGCGTGCTGTACGTGCTCTCGATCCGCCAGCGGTTGGGTGCCTCGTACCAGCGCCTTGTGACGTTGCGAAAGCCGCCGTTGCCCTGCGCGGGATTGCCCGCCGACTCCAGCGTCTCGGTGAGGACGAAGCTGCGGATCGACCTGTCTCTGCTGGCGGTCTGTGCCCGCTGAAGAATCTCCGCCGCGCTTACCGGCTGTGGCCGGAGCGTCAGAAATTGCATGGTGACAAGCGCAAACACGGTGATGATCGCGGCCACGCTGCCCAGCAGCCGTCGGCGGTTGAACATGTTGCCGAGCTGGAATCGCGGGCGGCGCGATCGAGCGGCAGCGCCGGGCGCGAGCGCTATCGCCTCCGCATATAAGCGCTGACGAAGCTGCTCGGCAAAGAGCGGCTGCGGCGCCTCGCGCGCTGTATGGTGATCCAGGTGCCGGGCCATCTGGACGATCTCCGGCGCGAGATTGTGGGGCGGTATAGCGTTAGCGTCGCGAGACAGCGCCGCAGTGTATTCGTCGAGTAACGCGGCCTGGTGCTGATCGTCAAAATCCATTAGTGGCCTCCTTCAAATGCCTTATGTTCCTGATGTATAACTGTGCGTAAGCGCTCAACTGCTCGATAGCGCAGCATCTTGATCGAGGCCAGGCTTTTGCCCAGCCCATCGGCGATCTGCGCTGTTGTCCAGCCCGCGAGCTGTAGCTCAAGCACCGCCCGCTGCTCATCGGTCAGCAGCGCCAGCATGTTCATGAGCGTCTCGCGCTCGATGTACGCCTCGGCGAGATCGCCGGGAGCCGCCAGCAGATCGTGCTCGGCAGCGGCGGCGGTGCGCGCCTGGATACGGTAGCTGCGGCGGTGGGTATCGGCGACGACGTTCTGTGCGATCCGAAAGAGCCAGGCCGCGAAAACGCCGTCGCGGTAGCCCGGCAGATTGGTCAGGGCCTTGAGAAAGATCTCGCTCGTCGCGTCTTCGGCCAGCTCACGATTATTGAGCCTCACGTAGCAGTAGCGGTAGATCGGCCCAAGATACCGCTCGTAGAGCGCGGCAAAGTTGCGCGGGTCGGTGCGCGCAGCGCTAACCAGGGCGATGTCATCCATCGAAATATCTCCTCGCGACATGTATGGCGAGTGCTGGTGTTTGTGGATCAGGGGGATGCTCATGCTGCTCTAGCGACGATCAATCGTGTCGTGCTATGAGCAAAGACGCTCCAGGCTCAGAAAAGTAACGGCCCGCGATCAGCAGCGTCGATCAGGCTCTTTGATTCTGCGCAGGACTTACGCAGTGGCCGCATTGCCTTCGGCAGAGCGGTACGGAACTGGTCAAGGTTGTGCGTTGTGTGCCCGAATGGCACACAACACACAGCAGGGAAGTTTCCTTGCTGCCGCAGGCTAAAAGCCGCTCCAAGAACAGGTTTCTGCGTACCTCCTGTCTGCGTTAACAACAACACCGAGATGCGCGCAGCATCTCGGTGTCTGGCCGGTCTGTGGGGGATCGCTACTCGAACGCAGGCATCGGCGCGTCGGCGCGATTGGTTTTACGCAGCGGGATCTCAGGGATCGCGAAGGTCAGCAGGAAGGCGGCGATCACCGGGAAGAGCGCGTAGAAGTAAATCTGCGTGATGCTCGTGGCGAATGATTGCCGCAGCGCCTCGCTGATCTGCGCGCCGATCGACTGGCCCTGCCTGAGCGCGTTGACCTCGGCCTCGTCGATGGCTTTGAGCGCGCCCGCCAACATCTGCGCGCGAGTCTCGGCTACCAGCGTAGGCTTCTGCTCCTCAAGGCGGCTGCGAAAACCTTTGAGGATCTGGTCGACGGCTGCCGGATTGTTGAGCAGGATCGGCGGAACCTGCTCCAGAAAGGTTTTGAGCGAGGCTGGAGCCTCCGGATCGTGCTTCAGCCGGTCGATCGTCTGCTGGTTGCCGCTCTTGAGCGCCGCCTCGATCCGCTGGTAGCGCGCGTCGATCTGCTGCTGAACCGCGCCCTCGACGCCGCCCGCTTGCAGGAACGCCTTGATCTGCTCCGGCGTTTGCGGATTGTTGAGCAGCGCGGCCTGGGCCTGCGGATCGTCGTCGCGGATCGCGGCGGTCACAACCGTGCGCTGCTGGGCAAACTGATCTTTGATGCTCTGCTCGATACGCGCGCCAACGTTGATCTGCTCGCCCTGCGCGCCCTCGCCGCCGGTAACGCCGTTGCGCAGTTCGTTGGGATCGAACTGGCTGCGCAGCTGGGGCGGCAACTGCGACTGAATCGGCGCGAAGTTGGCCGCAAGCTGCGCGGTCAGCGTGGTCGAGAGGATCACGCCGAAGATCGCCGCGCCCAGCGTCTGGCCGATCTGCTGGAAGAACTGGCGGCTGGCTGTGGCCGCGCCGACCTTCTCGAAGGGCACGGCGTTTTGCAGCGCCAGGTTGAGCAGCGGCAGCGCAGGCCCGATGCCGATACCCACAACGATCATCCGCAGCGTCACGCCCCAGGGCGAGACGTTCGCGTCCATCTGCGAGAGCAGCACAAAGCCGATGATCATGATCACAAAGCCTACCAGGATGATCGGCTTGTAGCGACCGACGCGCTGCACCAGAAACGACGAGACGATGCTGCCGAAGACGACGCCAAACGTCAGCGGGATCAGCGTGGTCCCGGCGGCGGTCGCCGAGACGCCGACGACGTTGACCATGAAGATCGACAGGAACAGAATCGCCGCGAAGAAGGCCGCGCCGTTCAAGACCGAGATCACATTGATCACCGCGAAGCTGCGGTTGCGGAACAGTTCCAGCGGCAGCACCGGCGAAACCGCTCGCGATTCGACGAACAGGAAGAGGACGGTCCCGATGGCCGCGACCGCGAAGAGGCCAAGGATCAGCGGCGACGACCACGGATACAGCGTCTTGTCCAGCGTCAGGCCCAGCAGCAGCGGCACCACGGCCACGGTCAGCATGATCGTGCCCAGCCAGTCGATCGGCGCGCGGATGCCGCTGGCAAGCTTCGGCATCTTGATGATGATGAACGCCAGCGCGATTGCGCCAATCGGCAGATTGACGTAAAACACCCAGCGCCAGTTGAAGTTATCGGTGAGCAGGCCGCCCAGGTATGGGCCGATCACGCTCGACAGGCCAAAGACCGCGCCGAACAATCCCTGGTAACGCGCGCGCTCGGCAGGTGCGAAGAGATCCGCCGGAATCGCAAACGCGGTGGAGGTCAGCGCCGCCGCGCCGATGCCCTGGATCACGCGGTAGATGATCAGCTGAAGCATATCGCCTGCGATGCCGCAGAGCGACGATCCGGCCAGAAAGACGACGATGCCGAAGAGCAAAATCGCCCGTCGCCCGTAGAGGTCGGAGAGCTTGCCGTAGATCGGGACCATCGTGGTGCTCGCCAGCAGGTAGCCGGTCGAAACCCACGAGAGCAGGTCGATGCCCTGGAACTCGGCGACGATCGCGGGCAGCGCCGTAGCGACGATCGTCTGATCCAGCGCGGCCAGGAAGAGGCCGAGCAGCACGCCTGCCAGGATGATCGCTTTGGTACGTCCGGGTAAGACTGAGGCGTAGTCAATCCGCTCATCCGATGGTGCGGAAGTCGTTGTCATAAGTCCTCTAAATGCTTGATACGAAATGGATCACGCCAGCGTCAGGCGCCTGCGCGCTCTTCGCCAGGTGTGTGCTGTGGGTCGCTGTGATGAAGAAATATCAGCACGTCGGCCAGCATGTCGATCGTCGTGCTCACCTGCGCGGGCGGCATATCGGCCAATCGCTGCGCCACCTCTGCCACGCGCGCCTGCTCGACCTCGCCAAGCAGCGCGAGGCCCTCCTGCGTGAGGATGACCTGCTTGTGACGGCGATCGGTGCTGGCCTCGCTGCGGCTAACGAAGCCGCTCACCACCAGCCGATCGACCAGATGGCTGGTCGCGGCCAGCGACAGGTTGAGATGCTCGCGGATGTCCGAGATCGTCGCGGTGCCGGAGCGGCGGAGAAACCAGAGCGTGACAAGCTGCGGCATCGATAGCTCTGCCCGCCGCATGATGCGCATCGTGTCGGAGGCGCTGTGCCGCATCACGGTGGCGAGAAAATCTTTCAGCAGGTGCGCTAGCTGCTGAGCCGAATCGGTCGTGTCGATAGTTCCAGTGCTCATATAGTTTGATATATCAAATACTTCTAAGCTTCTAACTATTAGAAGTGTAAGTATATTTCTCCCTGCTGTCAAATCA
The Herpetosiphonaceae bacterium genome window above contains:
- a CDS encoding sigma-70 family RNA polymerase sigma factor; protein product: MDDIALVSAARTDPRNFAALYERYLGPIYRYCYVRLNNRELAEDATSEIFLKALTNLPGYRDGVFAAWLFRIAQNVVADTHRRSYRIQARTAAAAEHDLLAAPGDLAEAYIERETLMNMLALLTDEQRAVLELQLAGWTTAQIADGLGKSLASIKMLRYRAVERLRTVIHQEHKAFEGGH
- a CDS encoding MDR family MFS transporter, yielding MTTTSAPSDERIDYASVLPGRTKAIILAGVLLGLFLAALDQTIVATALPAIVAEFQGIDLLSWVSTGYLLASTTMVPIYGKLSDLYGRRAILLFGIVVFLAGSSLCGIAGDMLQLIIYRVIQGIGAAALTSTAFAIPADLFAPAERARYQGLFGAVFGLSSVIGPYLGGLLTDNFNWRWVFYVNLPIGAIALAFIIIKMPKLASGIRAPIDWLGTIMLTVAVVPLLLGLTLDKTLYPWSSPLILGLFAVAAIGTVLFLFVESRAVSPVLPLELFRNRSFAVINVISVLNGAAFFAAILFLSIFMVNVVGVSATAAGTTLIPLTFGVVFGSIVSSFLVQRVGRYKPIILVGFVIMIIGFVLLSQMDANVSPWGVTLRMIVVGIGIGPALPLLNLALQNAVPFEKVGAATASRQFFQQIGQTLGAAIFGVILSTTLTAQLAANFAPIQSQLPPQLRSQFDPNELRNGVTGGEGAQGEQINVGARIEQSIKDQFAQQRTVVTAAIRDDDPQAQAALLNNPQTPEQIKAFLQAGGVEGAVQQQIDARYQRIEAALKSGNQQTIDRLKHDPEAPASLKTFLEQVPPILLNNPAAVDQILKGFRSRLEEQKPTLVAETRAQMLAGALKAIDEAEVNALRQGQSIGAQISEALRQSFATSITQIYFYALFPVIAAFLLTFAIPEIPLRKTNRADAPMPAFE
- a CDS encoding MarR family transcriptional regulator produces the protein MSTGTIDTTDSAQQLAHLLKDFLATVMRHSASDTMRIMRRAELSMPQLVTLWFLRRSGTATISDIREHLNLSLAATSHLVDRLVVSGFVSRSEASTDRRHKQVILTQEGLALLGEVEQARVAEVAQRLADMPPAQVSTTIDMLADVLIFLHHSDPQHTPGEERAGA